One region of Streptomyces leeuwenhoekii genomic DNA includes:
- a CDS encoding FHA domain-containing protein, with protein MSFSTSLARGVAPTAPGTLHARTVTGDLCVPPSPGRTVRFGRGERPDVDLEVGIDDLRVSRRHAELTFRQGHWWLRSTGLQLVRLPRGRMMHRASEPLPLTTGYTPLFVKGSGYREHLVELYVADHDDQGPVSRRRADTLRPQTWALDDDERLLLVVLGQRYLLYEEDPRPLTYSMAARQLAHLRPGGNWNERRIEYRIEVVRRRLHGTGFRYALMHDRSEERPSDNSLLHNLLKGLVESTTLVPPDLNLVDDAPGGPDGTPGGEP; from the coding sequence ATGTCCTTCTCCACCAGCCTCGCGCGCGGTGTCGCGCCCACCGCGCCGGGAACGCTGCATGCGCGCACGGTCACCGGCGACCTCTGCGTCCCGCCCAGCCCCGGACGGACCGTCCGCTTCGGGAGGGGCGAGCGCCCCGACGTGGACCTGGAGGTCGGTATCGACGATCTCCGGGTGAGCCGTCGACACGCGGAGCTGACGTTCCGCCAGGGCCACTGGTGGCTGCGCAGCACCGGGCTTCAGCTCGTGCGGCTGCCGCGCGGCCGGATGATGCACAGAGCCAGCGAACCCTTGCCCCTGACCACCGGATACACCCCCCTGTTCGTCAAGGGCTCCGGCTACCGCGAGCACCTGGTCGAGCTGTACGTCGCCGACCACGACGACCAGGGCCCCGTCTCCCGCCGCCGGGCCGACACCCTGCGGCCGCAGACCTGGGCCCTCGACGACGACGAACGGCTGCTCCTGGTCGTGCTCGGCCAGCGGTACCTGCTCTACGAGGAGGATCCGCGTCCGCTGACGTACTCCATGGCCGCTCGGCAGCTCGCCCATCTGCGTCCGGGCGGCAACTGGAACGAGCGCAGGATCGAGTACCGGATCGAGGTGGTACGCCGTCGGTTGCACGGCACCGGTTTCCGGTACGCGCTGATGCACGACAGGTCCGAGGAACGGCCCTCCGACAACAGCCTGCTGCACAACCTGCTCAAGGGCCTGGTCGAGTCGACGACCCTCGTCCCGCCGGACCTGAATCTGGTGGACGACGCCCCCGGCGGCCCGGACGGCACACCCGGGGGAGAGCCGTAG
- a CDS encoding chondroitinase-B domain-containing protein, whose protein sequence is MRRMIHALLVGAVAVGVPGGFHPVASAAGTSPLEIKSVTASADDGNVAANTLDNNLSTRWSAEGDGVSIRYDLGSVQTVGSVSVAWHQGDRRQSTFDVQLSADGSSWTTVVNRKASSGSTLEQQSHDFADASARYVRIVGHGNTVNDWTSITETDVYGADGGGGDGGGSCAFPADVLDLTNWYIGLPVGDEESPTNVYQPELATYKHDPWFVTADDCSAVRFRAPVNGVTTSGSSYPRSELREMTDSGTAKASWSSTSGTHTMVIDQAITAVPEERPYVVAGQIHDASDDVTVFRLEGSRLYITDGDTSHHHLVTDAYRLGTRFQAKFEVSDGETRVYYNGALQTTLSRDYSGAYFKAGAYTQANCGNSNPCSEDNYGEVKIYGLNITHGDGGGGGAGDSTEAAERYGWGTPLPVSDEFDYTGAVDPDKWAVPTGEVGGTQGCWEGHAGNGRRCAKNSTVANGMLTMRGEANGDTGWLRQQRDAQYGRWEIRSRSRNTGSVGGLYHVLHLIWPTAGNRLENGEYDWVETSDPGAQCLTAFLHYPKSPTDKKERNDHCPVDMTQWHNFAFEWTPDALVGYVDGVEWFRESGGADADRGDIQTMPSGHLNIQLDNFTGDSGLRPAVLEVDWVRTYDVEPAGGNPGDPGGDSPVPIVGISASPDDGNVPANTLDNNLSTRWSSEGDGAWIRYDLGSTRTVGSASVAWHQGAGRKHTFDVQLSDDGASWRTVLARTTSSGTTLQQEKYDFTDASARYVRIVGHGNTSNDWTSITETDIFGAGNSGGDDGAGDDGEPSPVRTIRVADSDALESAFGDARAGDRIVLADGTYAIGSMTGKNGTAAAPITVVAENRGKAVIGDGQLEIADSSYVTFQGLKFTNSDTLKITRSNRVRLTRNHFRLTEESSLKWVIIQGAGSHHNRIDHNLFEEKHQLGNFITIDGSETQQSQHDRIDHNHFRDIGPRADNEMEAIRVGWSGISRSSGFTVVESNLFENCDGDPEIVSVKSNDNVVRYNTFRASQGVLSQRHGNRGAFHGNFFLGEGKTGTGGIRLYGQDHKVYNNYFEGLTGTGYDAALQIDGGDVDTSGALSAHWRVYRATVVNNTFVNNMSNIEIGANYSLPPIDSVIADNVVTGSRGKLINEVRKPLNMTYSGNIAWPTGSATLGVSVPSGSVRAVDPLLASDGSLYRTGAGSPAIDSGTGGHAFVTDDMDGQARTGGVDAGADERSASTVARAPLTAVDVGPGAA, encoded by the coding sequence ATGAGACGCATGATTCATGCGCTGTTAGTGGGTGCGGTCGCCGTCGGCGTCCCGGGTGGGTTCCACCCGGTCGCGTCGGCCGCCGGCACCTCTCCGCTGGAGATCAAGAGCGTCACGGCGAGCGCCGATGACGGCAACGTCGCCGCCAACACCCTCGACAACAACCTGAGTACCCGCTGGTCCGCCGAGGGCGACGGGGTGTCTATCCGCTACGACCTCGGCTCGGTGCAAACCGTCGGGTCGGTGTCGGTCGCCTGGCACCAGGGCGACCGGAGGCAGAGCACCTTCGACGTCCAGCTGTCCGCGGACGGATCGTCGTGGACCACCGTCGTGAACCGGAAAGCCAGCAGTGGCAGCACACTTGAGCAGCAGAGCCACGACTTCGCCGACGCCTCGGCCCGCTACGTGCGGATCGTGGGCCATGGCAACACCGTCAACGACTGGACCAGCATCACCGAGACGGACGTCTACGGAGCCGATGGAGGCGGAGGCGACGGTGGCGGCTCCTGCGCGTTCCCGGCGGACGTGCTGGACCTGACGAACTGGTATATCGGGCTGCCGGTGGGCGACGAGGAGTCCCCCACCAACGTCTACCAGCCAGAACTCGCCACCTACAAGCACGACCCGTGGTTCGTCACGGCCGACGACTGCTCGGCCGTCCGGTTCCGGGCTCCGGTCAACGGGGTCACCACCAGCGGCTCCAGCTACCCTCGCTCGGAGCTGCGGGAGATGACGGACTCCGGAACGGCCAAGGCGAGTTGGTCGTCCACGTCCGGCACCCACACCATGGTGATCGACCAGGCCATCACGGCCGTTCCCGAGGAGAGGCCGTACGTCGTCGCCGGGCAGATCCACGACGCCTCCGACGACGTCACCGTCTTCCGCCTTGAAGGCAGCAGGCTCTACATCACCGACGGCGACACGTCGCACCACCATCTGGTGACGGACGCCTACCGTCTGGGTACGAGGTTCCAGGCGAAGTTCGAGGTCAGCGACGGCGAGACCAGGGTCTACTACAACGGCGCGTTGCAGACCACGCTGTCGAGGGACTACTCCGGCGCCTACTTCAAGGCCGGCGCGTACACGCAGGCCAACTGCGGCAACTCGAATCCGTGCAGCGAGGACAACTACGGCGAGGTCAAGATCTACGGCCTCAACATCACGCACGGCGACGGCGGGGGCGGGGGTGCCGGGGACTCGACCGAGGCCGCCGAGCGGTACGGCTGGGGCACCCCGCTGCCGGTCTCCGACGAGTTCGACTACACCGGCGCGGTCGACCCCGACAAATGGGCGGTGCCGACGGGCGAGGTCGGCGGCACGCAGGGATGCTGGGAAGGGCACGCCGGGAACGGCCGCCGCTGCGCCAAGAACAGCACCGTCGCCAACGGCATGCTCACCATGCGCGGCGAGGCGAACGGCGACACGGGGTGGCTGCGGCAGCAGCGTGACGCCCAGTACGGCCGGTGGGAGATCCGTTCGCGCTCACGGAACACCGGCTCGGTCGGCGGGCTCTACCACGTGCTGCACCTGATCTGGCCCACCGCGGGCAACCGGCTCGAGAACGGGGAGTACGACTGGGTCGAGACGTCCGACCCCGGAGCCCAGTGCCTCACCGCTTTTCTGCACTATCCGAAGAGCCCGACCGACAAGAAGGAACGCAACGACCACTGCCCGGTGGACATGACGCAGTGGCACAACTTCGCGTTCGAGTGGACGCCGGACGCGTTGGTCGGCTACGTCGACGGCGTCGAGTGGTTCCGGGAGTCGGGCGGCGCGGACGCCGACCGGGGGGACATCCAGACGATGCCCTCGGGGCATCTGAACATCCAGCTCGACAACTTCACCGGCGACAGCGGGCTGCGCCCGGCCGTGCTCGAGGTCGACTGGGTCCGGACGTACGACGTCGAGCCCGCCGGCGGGAATCCCGGCGATCCCGGCGGGGACTCTCCTGTCCCCATCGTCGGCATCTCGGCGAGTCCCGATGACGGCAACGTCCCCGCCAACACCCTGGACAACAACCTGAGTACCCGCTGGTCGTCCGAGGGCGACGGGGCGTGGATCCGCTACGACCTGGGCTCGACGCGGACCGTCGGCTCGGCGTCGGTCGCCTGGCACCAGGGAGCCGGCAGAAAGCACACGTTCGACGTCCAGCTGTCCGACGATGGGGCGTCGTGGAGGACCGTCCTGGCACGCACGACCAGCAGCGGCACCACACTCCAGCAGGAGAAGTACGACTTCACCGACGCCTCGGCCCGCTACGTGCGGATCGTCGGCCACGGAAACACGTCCAACGACTGGACCAGCATCACCGAGACGGACATCTTCGGAGCCGGCAACAGCGGCGGAGACGACGGCGCCGGAGACGACGGAGAGCCGAGCCCTGTCCGCACGATCCGTGTCGCGGACTCGGACGCGCTGGAGAGCGCGTTCGGGGACGCACGGGCCGGCGACCGCATCGTCCTCGCGGACGGCACATACGCGATCGGCAGCATGACCGGCAAGAACGGAACGGCCGCCGCACCCATCACCGTGGTCGCCGAGAACCGCGGCAAGGCGGTGATCGGCGACGGGCAGCTGGAGATCGCGGACTCTTCCTACGTCACCTTCCAGGGCCTGAAGTTCACGAACAGCGACACCCTGAAGATCACAAGGTCGAATCGTGTGCGGCTGACCCGCAACCACTTCCGGCTGACCGAGGAGTCCTCGCTGAAGTGGGTGATCATCCAGGGTGCGGGCAGCCATCACAACCGGATCGATCACAACCTGTTCGAGGAGAAGCACCAGCTCGGGAACTTCATCACCATCGACGGATCCGAGACCCAGCAGTCACAGCACGACCGCATCGACCACAACCACTTCCGCGACATCGGACCCCGCGCGGACAACGAGATGGAGGCCATCCGGGTCGGCTGGAGCGGAATCTCCCGGTCGAGCGGATTCACCGTCGTCGAGTCGAACCTCTTCGAGAACTGCGACGGCGACCCGGAGATCGTCTCCGTGAAGAGCAACGACAACGTCGTCCGCTACAACACCTTCCGCGCCTCCCAGGGCGTCCTGTCCCAACGGCACGGGAACCGGGGCGCATTCCACGGCAACTTCTTCCTCGGCGAGGGCAAGACGGGGACCGGCGGGATCCGCCTCTACGGCCAGGACCACAAGGTCTACAACAACTACTTCGAGGGCCTGACCGGCACCGGCTACGACGCCGCGCTGCAGATCGACGGCGGCGACGTGGACACCTCGGGCGCGCTGAGTGCGCACTGGCGCGTCTACCGGGCGACCGTCGTGAACAACACCTTCGTGAACAACATGTCGAACATCGAGATCGGCGCCAACTACAGCCTTCCCCCAATCGACTCGGTCATCGCCGACAACGTCGTCACCGGCAGCCGGGGCAAGCTGATCAACGAAGTCAGGAAGCCCTTGAACATGACCTACTCCGGGAACATAGCCTGGCCGACCGGATCGGCAACCCTCGGCGTGTCCGTGCCTTCCGGCTCCGTCAGGGCGGTCGACCCGCTGCTCGCCTCCGACGGATCGCTGTACCGGACCGGCGCGGGAAGCCCGGCGATCGACTCCGGCACCGGCGGCCACGCCTTCGTGACCGACGACATGGACGGCCAGGCCCGCACCGGCGGCGTCGACGCCGGCGCCGACGAGCGGTCGGCGTCCACAGTCGCACGGGCCCCGCTCACCGCGGTGGACGTCGGCCCCGGCGCCGCGTAG